The following coding sequences are from one Rhinoraja longicauda isolate Sanriku21f chromosome 37, sRhiLon1.1, whole genome shotgun sequence window:
- the LOC144610668 gene encoding sphingosine 1-phosphate receptor 1-like, which yields MNVGLGERLRRNFGDYYNNETVSLHYNSTGKLTPGRYKAGLRIHAVIFLIVCVFIILENLLVFIAIRKNSKFHTPMFYLLANLTVSDLLAGVAYMVNILLSGANTVKLTPLLWFLREGGVFITLTASVFSLLAIAVERHVTMVRMQLHHTDKKWRTRLFVGADWIFSIFLGSLPILGWNCIGNLRVCSTMLPLYSKKYILVCILIFIFVLCAIVILYVRIYLKVKSNSLPIGTSRSTMSKKCQKSQALLKTLTIVVGTFIGCWLPLFVVLLLDVASTTRSSWISNLADYFLGLAMSNSALNPVIYTLTNRDMRQTIVRLVCLTKVGEQPRCCGVLLSECSSTQQDRSSMHRNELLHTTLSSGNGPQSPTRVSLV from the coding sequence ATGAATGTGGGGTTGGGTGAAAGACTGAGACGGAACTTCGGGGACTATTACAACAATGAGACTGTGAGCCTGCATTACAATTCCACCGGGAAGCTGACCCCCGGCAGGTACAAGGCAGGTCTGAGGATCCACGCGGTGATATTTCTGATCGTCTGTGTGTTTATAATCCTGGAGAACCTGTTGGTCTTCATCGCCATCCGGAAGAACAGCAAGTTCCACACGCCCATGTTCTACTTGCTGGCCAACCTGACCGTGTCCGACCTGTTGGCAGGGGTGGCCTACATGGTCAACATCCTGCTGAGCGGTGCCAACACGGTGAAGCTGACGCCGCTGCTGTGGTTCCTGAGGGAGGGCGGCGTTTTCATCACCCTCACCGCCTCTGTCTTCAGCCTGCTGGCCATCGCGGTGGAGAGGCATGTCACGATGGTGAGGATGCAGCTCCACCACACCGACAAGAAGTGGCGCACTCGGCTGTTCGTGGGCGCCGACTGGATCTTCTCGATCTTCCTCGGGAGCCTCCCAATCCTGGGTTGGAACTGCATTGGGAACCTGCGCGTTTGCTCCACCATGCTGCCGCTCTACTCCAAGAAATACATCCTGGTGTGCATCCTGATCTTTATCTTTGTGCTATGTGCCATAGTGATACTGTACGTCCGCATCTACCTCAAGGTCAAGAGTAACAGCCTGCCCATTGGCACTTCCAGGAGCACCATGTCCAAGAAGTGCCAGAAATCCCAGGCGTTGCTGAAGACTCTCACCATCGTGGTGGGCACTTTCATCGGCTGCTGGCTCCCACTCTTTGTCGTGCTGCTACTAGACGTCGCCTCCACAACGAGGAGCTCTTGGATTAGTAACTTGGCCGATTATTTCCTCGGCCTGGCCATGTCCAATTCCGCCTTGAATCCTGTCATTTACACCCTGACCAACAGGGACATGCGCCAGACCATCGTGCGCCTGGTGTGCCTGACCAAAGTCGGAGAGCAGCCTCGCTGTTGCGGGGTGCTGCTCTCGGAGTGTAGCAGCACCCAGCAGGACAGGTCCTCGATGCACAGGAATGAGCTGCTCCACACCACCCTCAGCTCCGGTAACGGACCGCAGTCTCCCACCAGGGTCTCGCTGGTCTGA